The proteins below are encoded in one region of Candidatus Polarisedimenticolia bacterium:
- a CDS encoding ABC transporter permease produces MRFLPLVENEVLKLLKRRRFRVVLLILVALIGLIVYAQIKGRERFLGKENWRVRVQERIARMQNQVRSGRMPRTAERWTHFEMARLQYHVDRNVDPDAISGPLFVRLFANASSYLLLPLLALVFGSDIVSSEFSQGTIKLLLTRPVSRAAVLASKLAALVLAITLMVLAGGAVAYAFGGAAFGFAGWGAPVLTGFRLSGADAFDVTTVRSLVLWKDTLLVFGLAWFAALSVGALALLTSVLLRSTAAAMGTMFAALIAGTILPRVAPSWEAQKYLFVTNLPLPDYYSGSPPPIPGITVGFAVTVLTIWAAAAVLAAFVVFLRRDVLA; encoded by the coding sequence ATGAGATTTCTTCCCCTTGTCGAGAATGAAGTGCTGAAGCTACTCAAGCGCCGCCGCTTCCGCGTCGTGCTCCTGATTCTGGTCGCGCTGATCGGGCTGATCGTGTATGCGCAGATCAAGGGGCGCGAACGCTTCCTCGGCAAGGAGAACTGGCGCGTGCGGGTCCAGGAGCGCATCGCCAGGATGCAGAACCAGGTGCGCTCGGGACGGATGCCCAGGACGGCGGAACGCTGGACGCACTTCGAGATGGCGCGGCTCCAGTATCACGTGGACCGCAACGTGGACCCTGACGCGATCAGCGGGCCGCTCTTCGTCAGGCTCTTCGCCAACGCTTCGAGCTACCTGCTCTTGCCGCTGCTGGCCCTGGTCTTCGGCTCGGACATCGTGTCCTCGGAGTTCTCGCAGGGGACAATCAAGCTCTTGCTGACGCGGCCGGTCTCCCGCGCCGCCGTGCTCGCATCCAAGCTCGCCGCGCTCGTCCTCGCGATCACCCTGATGGTGCTCGCCGGAGGCGCCGTGGCCTACGCCTTCGGCGGCGCGGCGTTCGGCTTTGCCGGATGGGGCGCTCCGGTCCTGACGGGGTTTCGCCTCTCCGGCGCCGACGCTTTCGACGTCACGACGGTCCGTTCCCTCGTCCTCTGGAAAGACACGCTCCTCGTGTTCGGCCTGGCCTGGTTCGCGGCCCTTTCGGTCGGAGCCCTCGCCCTTCTGACTTCCGTTCTGCTGCGCTCGACCGCTGCCGCCATGGGGACGATGTTCGCGGCGCTCATCGCCGGAACGATCCTGCCGCGAGTGGCGCCGTCGTGGGAGGCGCAGAAGTACCTGTTCGTAACGAATCTCCCGCTCCCCGACTATTACTCGGGCTCTCCCCCGCCGATCCCGGGCATCACGGTCGGCTTCGCGGTGACGGTCTTGACGATCTGGGCCGCCGCCGCGGTCCTCGCGGCGTTCGTGGTGTTCCTGCGCCGCGACGTGCTCGCGTGA